From Corvus moneduloides isolate bCorMon1 chromosome 2, bCorMon1.pri, whole genome shotgun sequence, one genomic window encodes:
- the CHORDC1 gene encoding cysteine and histidine-rich domain-containing protein 1 encodes MSLLCYNRGCGQRFDPESNTEDSCTYHPGVPVFHDALKGWSCCKRRTTDFSDFLSIVGCTKGLHNSEKPPEPVKPEVKTTSERKELAELKPRFQEHIIQAPKPLETIKRPSPDEPMTNLQLKVSASLKQALDKLKLSSENEGKKEEDSDEIKIGTACKNAGCSKTYEGPHSTEEVCIYHSGVPIFHEGMKYWSCCKRKTSDFNTFLAQEGCTRGTHVWTKKDAGKKVVPCRHDWHQTGGEVTISVYAKNSVPDLSYVEANSTMINIHIVFEGEKEFHRSVKLWGVIDVKRSYVNMTATKIELTMRKAEPLLWASLELPVSNTQPKQEGSDQ; translated from the exons ATGTCGCTGCTCTGCTACAACCGGGGCTGCGGGCAGCGCTTCGATCCCGAGAGCAACACGGAGG ATTCATGCACATACCATCCAGGTGTGCCTGTCTTTCATGATGCTCTCAAA GGTTGGTCATGTTGTAAGAGGAGAACAACAGACTTTTCTGACTTCTTAAGCATTGTG GGCTGTACAAAGGGTCTCCATAACAGCGAGAAACCTCCTGAGCCTGTTAAACCAGAAGTCAAAACTACCTCTGAACGAAAGGAGCTAGCTGAACTGAAACCCAGATTTCAAGAACACATAATTCAGGCACCAAAACCATTGGAAACAATTAAAAGGCCAAG CCCAGATGAGCCAATGACAAATTTGCAGCTGAAAGTGTCAGCTTCCTTGAAACAAGCTCTCGATAAACTGAAATTGTCATCAGAAAACgaagggaaaaaag AGGAAGATAGTGATGAAATCAAGATTGGGACGGCATGTAAAAATGCAGGCTGTTCAAAA ACATACGAAGGACCACACAGCACAGAAGAAGTATGTATATACCATTCTGGTGTACCTATATTCCATGAAGG GATGAAGTACTGGAGCTgttgtaaaagaaaaacttctgaCTTCAATACATTTTTAGCTCAAGAAGGCTGCACAAGAGGAACACACGTATGGACTAAAAAGGATGCA GGTAAGAAAGTAGTTCCATGCAGGCATGATTGGCACCAGACTGGAGGAGAAGTGACTATTTCTGTGTATGCTAAAAACTCTGTCCCTGATCTGAGCTACGTAGAAGCTAATAGCACAATG ATAAATATCCATATTGTatttgaaggagaaaaggagttTCATCGCAGTGTTAAGTTATGGGGA GTGATCGATGTAAAGAGGAGTTACGTGAACATGACTGCTACAAAGATTGAGCTCACTATGAGAAAAGCAGAGCCCCTTCTATGGGCAAGTCTGGAATTACCAGTATCCAACACACAACCAAAACAGGAAGGTTCAGATCAATAA